AGCGAAGAAGGCAATATCTGGTTTTAAACTTCGTGAGGATCAACCTATTGGATGCAAGGTAACTCTCCGTGGAAAGATGATGTTTGAGTTTTTGGACCGTCTAATTAGTATTGTGTTACCAAGAATAAAAGATTTTAGAGGTCTCCCCTCAAAATCATTCGATGGCAGAGGAAATTATACACTAGGTCTTACAGAGTTAAATGTGTTTCCTGAGATTAACATTGATACAATTGAATTTGTGCAAGGTATGGATGTTACTTTAGTTATTACCGGTAATTCCAATGAACAATCTTACGAATTATTAAAATTATTAGGGATGCCTTTAAGGTTAGAATAAGGAGTATGAATGGCAAGGAAATGTTTGATCGAAAAATCGAGAAAAGAGCCTAAATATAAGACAAGAAGATATAATAGATGTAATTTATGCGGGCGAAGGAGAGCTTATTATCGTAAGTTTCAAATCTGTAGAATTTGTTTTAGAAATTTAGCCTCCAAGGGTGAGATTCCTGGGGTAAAGAAGGCGAGTTGGTAAAAAATTAATTGATAATTCAGGTCGTGTTAAAGTAAGGAATAAAAGAATGTCTATGACGGATCCTATTTCTGATATGCTTACTCGTATTAGAAATGCAAATAAGAATCGATATGAGGCGGTTGATATACCATTTTCTAAGATAAAATTAGAAATATTAAAAGTATTAAAAAATGAAGGTTTCATTAAAGAGTTTAAAGAGGTTTCAATTACTAGCAATAAAAATATGATTAGAGTGTATCTTAAGTATGGTCCACTAAAGCAACAACTTATCAATAAGCTTGAAAGAGTGAGTAAATCGAGCAGGCGAGCTTATATAAAAGTAAGCAATATTGGCAGGATATTTGGTGGGATTGGAACGGCTGTATATTCTACATCAAAAGGAGTTCTTAGTGATAAAGATTGTAAAAAATTAAAAGTCGGTGGTGAACTTCTTTGTGTTGTATACTAAGTAGTTTTTGTTAATAGAGGGTTTTATATGTCACGTATAGGAAAACAACCAGTAAAAATTCCAAAAGAGGTAAAAATATCAGTCAACAATAATACCCTTAATATTGAAGGACCAAAAGGGAAGCTAAGTCAAACTTTTCATGATGATATTACGATAACATATAATCAGGAAGCTAAGCAAATACTTGTAAATAGACCATCAGATGAAAAACGTTATAAAGCATTGCATGGTTTGACACGTGCACTTATTGCAAATATGGTTACAGGTGTTACTGTCGGTTATTCTAAAAATCTTGAGATCGTAGGGCTTGGATATACTGCTAAGGTGCAGGGTAAAGATCTTGTATTATCGCTTGGTTATACGCATCCTATCCAATTAGAAATACCAAAAGGATTAAAGGTAGATATCAAGAACCCGACGAATCCTGCTAAAATGACGATTTCAGGTTCTGATAAGCAATTAGTGGGGCAGTTTTCCGCTGTAATCAGAGGGATGAAACCACCCGAGCCATATAAAGGGATGGGTATTAAATATGAGGATGAAATTATTAGAAGAAAGGCTGGAAAAGCGTTAACATCAGGCGCAGCCTAGGATATCTTATTTATAGGTTTTAACTATGGATCTTATAAAAGAAAAATTGCATAAAAGAACAAGACGTCATTATAGAGTCAGAAGAAAGGTGTTTGGAACTAGTGAAAGGCCGCGTTTAAGTGTTTATCGCAGTTTGAAACATATTTATTGCCAGATTATCAATGATGTCGATGGAAAAACTTTAGTATCAGTTTCTACACAAACTGCTGATATTAAATCGCAGGTTGGGTATGGGGGAAATGTTAAAGCTGCGGAGATTGTGGGAAAAATGATTGCTGATGAAGCGAGGAGTCAAGGTATTACAAAAGTTGTTTTTGATAAAGGTGGTTATAAATATCACGGCAGGATAAAAGCTTTAGCGGAAAGTGCTAGGAAGCATAATTTAGATTTCTAAATATT
The genomic region above belongs to Candidatus Jettenia caeni and contains:
- a CDS encoding 50S ribosomal protein L5, whose protein sequence is MVRLLQKYQEEVVPQLINKFQYKNRFSVPKIQKIVINMGLGKAVDNKKIIEEAVKHLSLITGQKPLITKAKKAISGFKLREDQPIGCKVTLRGKMMFEFLDRLISIVLPRIKDFRGLPSKSFDGRGNYTLGLTELNVFPEINIDTIEFVQGMDVTLVITGNSNEQSYELLKLLGMPLRLE
- a CDS encoding 30S ribosomal protein S14, with product MARKCLIEKSRKEPKYKTRRYNRCNLCGRRRAYYRKFQICRICFRNLASKGEIPGVKKASW
- a CDS encoding 30S ribosomal protein S8, whose product is MSMTDPISDMLTRIRNANKNRYEAVDIPFSKIKLEILKVLKNEGFIKEFKEVSITSNKNMIRVYLKYGPLKQQLINKLERVSKSSRRAYIKVSNIGRIFGGIGTAVYSTSKGVLSDKDCKKLKVGGELLCVVY
- a CDS encoding 50S ribosomal protein L6, translating into MSRIGKQPVKIPKEVKISVNNNTLNIEGPKGKLSQTFHDDITITYNQEAKQILVNRPSDEKRYKALHGLTRALIANMVTGVTVGYSKNLEIVGLGYTAKVQGKDLVLSLGYTHPIQLEIPKGLKVDIKNPTNPAKMTISGSDKQLVGQFSAVIRGMKPPEPYKGMGIKYEDEIIRRKAGKALTSGAA
- a CDS encoding 50S ribosomal protein L18 encodes the protein MDLIKEKLHKRTRRHYRVRRKVFGTSERPRLSVYRSLKHIYCQIINDVDGKTLVSVSTQTADIKSQVGYGGNVKAAEIVGKMIADEARSQGITKVVFDKGGYKYHGRIKALAESARKHNLDF